The genomic stretch CTTTCAATTTGAATATTCAAAGGCTTAACAAAATGGACTATCTTCTGCAGAAATCCTGCACACAGGCACCCCACAGAGAGTCCAGAGAAACAGGGAGTGAGACCCCTTTGGGTCCTGGCCcttgcttttattatattttgagcATTTTGTCCTCCTTCCCACAGATAGAGCAGATGTCCTCAAAGATGCTCTGTATTTCAGCCTTCAGGGCAGCTAGGGAGCCATGAGTGACTTAGGCTGCCCTGGCCATGAACACCAGAGCCAGACTGGCTGCCCAGACTGATTCCCGCATCCCCCATCTGTGTTTTGAGGGGAAATCTCAGGTTTTGGGGAATGAACATGGCAGCTAGTGGGTGTGGCACAGCAAGAAGTCGCTCTGGGCCCAGGTGGCAGGCCAGCGGGCCTAGCAGAGGCCTTCGCTCTGCACCTCCTATTTTTCTGGCTCCGCCTGGCTACCAGCGGGCTTCCCTCCCCGTTTCATCCCGCTCTTCCTGGGCCCGACACTCTGACGTTTCGGCTCAGAATGACTGCCCATTAAGACCCTTTGCTCCTCCCCACAGAGCTGGGGATGCCAGGAGCCTCATCCTCTGGAGACTTTCTGACTCTGGGTTTCACCACTGCACTGTGAAGTGCCCTCTTTGCTTTTTCTCACTCTAGAGCCACCCCTGCCTTTTTGCTGTAGGAGCACATGTTAGGAAACAGTGACAAGTTTGGCTCCTGCTCATTTTAACTGAAAGGACGTGGACTTAGGTACAAGCCTTCTCCCGTTGGGGTGAGAAGGGGGAGGGACTTGGGGTCAGGCTTCTCCCATGGTCCAGGCCCAAGCCCCTCACTAATGGCTTGGGATTCTACTGGGTCATCTTCTGTGAGTACTTACTGTGCCTCTTCCATGTGATTTGGAAGATGAGGAGACAGGAATGGTCCACAGAGGGAGAGAGTGCCAGGCCAAGTCCTCTCATAGCCACCCACCCCCTCCACAGAAGGGGACAgcaagagaagacagagaggcaTGGTGGGGTTCCTTTTGCAAATAACCATGGTATTTCCAGGACTCAAGACCAGGCCATGGTTTTAGGCCTCTGCTGTTTGTTCTCTGAGTTCTCAGAAATGCGAACAGTGTAGTTTAGCCCCAAAGGCCTCTAGAAAAAGATTGGGGTGCCCCCAAATGTGTCAAATACAGAGGGAAACGCACAGAGCTTAGGGAAAGGGCAACTGAGAATGACAAGACTGATAGGAATTGCTTGGCAGCTGAAACCGCATCTCTGGGGGAGAGTAGCAGGCCTGGGAACACCTGAGGTGGCACCTGGCAGTGGAGGGCAGGATGGATGTATTGAAATCTGACAGCTTTTGGAGCTTCTTTCTACAAATGCCCCTGAGCATGTGTCCTAGGTTTCCCTGATGGACCAGACCTGAGGAGGGGAAGGACAATGGGAGTGGAGATAGCACCTCTCCTCCCTGCATACCTTCTTCCCCGCTGTGCCTAGGCATTGCCCCTTCTGAAGGAACAGTGAACCAAGAAGCTTGGAATCTAGGGATGGTCTCTTGTCCTCATAGCTTCttccattccttcttttctttggtGCTCTCCTCCTTTTtgttatactcttttttttaatttgcttttaaaaactttcttctttgttgcatttttgtttacttctttccttgtttctttgtctctcttcctGTCACTGCTTTCTTCCATTTCTTGTCTGCACTACTGGTTTTCTCCCTGACTTCACGTGTCTCTGTGTTCCCCTGTGCTGGGGTGTCCTCCCAATGCTTTCAGGCTTCATCTCCTTCCTAACCTCTCCTTTCATGTGGAGATGGACAGGGATGGCAGGAGCATTGAGTGCTCTTGGCAACACCATTGAAGATGATGCTGACGATCAGCTACCCTGTGGAGAAGGCAGGCCAGGCTGGGTGAGAGGGGAGCTCCTGGGAAGTCAGGGGGTCTGTAAGGACAGCAAGGATCTCTTTGTCCCAACTTCCAGCAGCCTTTGTGGGTGCTTCTGTGTTGGCCTTGTTTCTGGGATGGCCATCTCAGTGCTGTTGCTCGCTAGCAATTTCAGAAAACTAGATTTGTCTAGGCCTGAGCCCTGTTTTGAGAAAGAAGCTTCCCTCTGGTTTGTAGCCCAACATTAATGAGTTTTGGTTCCTGTTGTTTCTATAATTACAAAACCCCAGCACAGGTATTTAAGAGCCAAAGGCCATGCTTGTGGAAGTAAGGGAGAATCTTTCTAAATGGATCCTGCAAATCCTCCTTACAGATCTGAGTGGATGATCAGGCCCAGAGCAACCCTGAGACCCCAGGTACCCACAGCATTGGCTGTTCTTCATAGGAGACTCAGAGAAGACCTCATAGGAGACTCATTATTGTTTACTGGACATCAGGTGCTATATTGTATAGCATTCACATtccacaggtgaggaaacaggctcagaggaaTAAGTGGCATGCGAAGATCACCGAGCATATCAGTAGCAGAATTAGGATTCAGACTTTGATAGGTCTAACTTCAAagccctggcttttttttttttttgagacggaatctcactctgtcaccaggctggagtgcagtggcacgatctcagctcactgcaacctctgcctcccgggttcaagtgattcctctgcctcagcctcctgagtagctgagattacaggcatgcaccactacacccagctaatttttgtatttttagtagagaagaggtttcaccatgttggccaggatggtctcggtctcttgacctcgtgatctacccgcctcggccttccaaagtactgggattataggtgtgagccaccatgcctggcctttgctCTTAGCTATTGATGTTGTCTTCTTGATCTTTTCTACAAgaagcttttaaactttttggaCTTTAACCTACAATAAGAAATCTGTTTTACATGTTCACGTGTATCTATAAcaacatttatatttctaaacaAAACTTTTCGTGAAACAACATATACCTACATATGTGAGgcactctgatattttctattctagtCCACCTTTTCCGTTTCATTCTATTTATGGAAAATATACGTTGGTTGGGAGTCACTACGTTAATTTAATGACCCACTAATAGGCTGTGAGTGACATTGGAAAAATACCTGCTTGTAAGATATGCGAACACACGTTTCAAGGTTGTTTGTGCATGTGGAAATATTTTGGGGTGTATCTGTTTTACCATCAGTTTGTACGAGGAGACTAAGACAGTGTAGCCTGCTGACTTGAGAATGTTCTGTAAGGACTGGAAACACTAGAAGCTTGAAGAAACTCCTGGCTGGAGGTGAAGGTGAGCTGTTAATTACACTGATTACTGTTTGTGCCTCTCAGACTGAGAACTCTTCCTTCTTGCTGGGAGCATTGCTACCTCTAGGATGTTTGCCCTGAAGTCCTGATAGTCTCTTTGGGGTTTTAATAAATGGCTGAAAAAATTGTTGTGGGGTTTCAACAGGCATTCATAGGCACCCTTGCTTGGCAATATAACATGGCTTTTGATGTTTAGGTGTTGGAAGGGATCTTTGAAGTGCTGAGAGGAACTCAGTCTTTTTCCAAAATCTCTGCTTGTGTCTGTCCAGCCTCTGGCTCCACTGCTTGGCTGAGATCCTGGCCCATAGTAGAATCTGTGTAGAGGAAATGAGAGCTCACTATTTGTGAGGCAGCCTGTTCCACTATTGGACTGCTTTAAATGTAGTGATCAGTGATTGTGCTATAATCCAATCATGTGTTAATTGGGCACCAACTATGCACTAGGCATGGTATCAAGTACCAGGAgtacaaaaataagtaaaccTTGATTTCTGCTATCAATTACTCTCTTCTCCTACTTCTGTACTACTGCTTTTCTATTGTGAGTTTGTTTAGTTCATTaactggttcattcattcattcattcattcaacaatcatATACTGATTAGCTACTCTGACCAGGTCCAGTACTAAGTCTAAAGAAGTTATGCCCATCCCATCTCCACCCCAAGCCTTCTCCTTTTGAGACTCCTCATCCAGTTTCTCTAGTTCTTCACATATCACTGTTTTTCAGATCTCTGGCTATCCTTGCCATTGACCTCAGAAATCCTGTATTTGACCTTGACCTTCTTATACCCAGTCCGTACCCAAAGTGATGGGAATGGAATAGAtttcttttgaaagttttaaacTGAATATTTTGACTGAAAAATTTTGGCAGTCTTTTGTATGCAAATGACACCGCAGAGCATTGTTTTCTCCCCCCTACGTAGGAGATTTTATTCAACGTAGGCACAGGCATATTAAAAGACTTTCAGTATAAGGAAAAGGGATAGTTTATTCCCTCCAAATTTGACTACAGCTCGAAATTGTCTTTATTAATGCAAAGTTCTTTTGTCACCTTGACTTTGGGACACTGTTAACAAACCTTGTGGGAAATATCAAGTTCCAGAAGATTGAATACGTgcaggaaataaatgttttttgggCCCTAGAGTGAACATTTGGTCCATTTGAAAATGACCAAGAAGACAATTAGGTGAaggttttttaaagatttgtgcTACGTCAGTCTCTTCCCATAAGACATATTCAAAGTTTTAACTTTTCCTTAAGAGGCTTCCATGGGGAGCAAGCATGTGATAATTCATCCTTTAACTAAGAAAAACACCACCGTACACTGCTTGAAGAGTTCCTCTTCTACTACTTAAAACGTTTTTATTGTGCAACATTTAAGgcatacaaaaacatataaagaatacCATGATGAAAATCTATGACTATATTATCaagcttaagaaataaaacagttgAGTGATCTTTCATTTATGACTAAATTAACTtattaaaaccattaaaactTTTGGATTATTCCtgttaagatattttctttttttcgttATTATGCTTGGTtcttgggtacatgtgcacaacgtgcaggtttgttacatatgtatacatgcaccatgttggtgtgctgcacccattaactcgtcatttacattaggtatatctcctaatgctatccctcccccctccccccaccccatgacaggccccggtgtgtgatgtcccccactctgtgtccaagtgttctcgttgttcaattcccacctatgagtgagaacatgaggtgtttggttttttgtccttgcgatagtttgctgagaatgatggtttccagcttcatccatgtgcctacaaaggacatgaactcatccttttttacggctgcatagtattccatggtgtatatgtgccgcattttcttaatccagtctatcattgttggacatttgggttggttccaagtctttgctattgtgaatagtgccacaataaacatatgtgtctttatagcagcatgatttatagtcctttgggtatatacccagtaatgggatggctgggtcaaatggtatttctagttctagatccctgaggaatcgctacactgacttccacaatggttgaactagtttacagtcccaccaacagtgtaaaagtgttcctatttctccacatcgtctccagcacctgttgtttcctgactttttagtgatggccattctaactggtgtgagatggtatcttattgtggttttgatttgcatttctctgatggccagtgctgatgagcattttttcatgtgtctgttggctgcataaatgtcttcttttgagaagtggctgttcatatcctttgcccacttgttgatggagttgtttgttttttttcttgtagatttgtttgagttctttgtagattctggatattatccctttgtcagatgagtagattgcaaaaatgttctctcattctgtaggttgcctgttcactctgatggtaatttcttttgctgtgcagaagctctttaattagattccatttgtcaatttcggcttttgttgccattgcttttggtgttttagacatgaattccttgcccatgcttattcCTGTTAAGATATTTTCTTAGGGGGAAGTTTAGCAGGTATATCTGTCAATTTTCCTAATCCAAAAGAGCTAATCCAAAGATACTGTATGTTTGGTCCACATTTTATTCCTCTTGGAACTTCTAACATtttttactgttcttttttttaattgtactaaCAATGACATTGCATATTACAAATGCACGTATGTTATTTATCAGAGATTATAATTAGAGGAtacgtttttttttcttttttgagacagggtctcattctgtctcccaggctggagtgcagtggtgcagtgatggttcactgcagccttgacctcctgggcttgagcaatcctccctcctcggcctcccaaagtgctgggattacaggcgtcggGAACTGCCACACCTGGTCAGAGGATACTTCCATatcaaaaatcaaatataatataATGTCATCATTTGCAAATAACTATAGaagattttaatgtttatttagcTTGACCTTTGAGGATTCTTGTTCCTGATTTATTTATCATACTTGTTTTAGTCACACCAGAGATAACAATCaaacattgaataatttttatttataagatttCTTAGCAACAGATCATAGTACATGTACATACTAAATGAATATATCAACATTTTTCTGTGCTATTTCAAAGGTTCAGTAATTTTACTTCATAAAGGTATCTAAAAAGACTAAACCAGTCATCTTAAATATATTACCACTAAAGCCCAATATCCACCTACTGTCTGAATTTGGAGAGAGTATGGCTAATGTTAGATACTAAACATGGTGAGAATCCTCTCAGATACTGGTTTCAGAGAGCTGTCACCCATAGAACCAAGGGCTAAAAAGTTACTCATCTTTATGGTATAATTTTAGTTCAATCTAACAaaaatttactgagcatctacaaTATTCTGGGCCCCGAGCCAGGTGCTGGGACACAGCGGTGAGCCATTCATGAATCCTCCCCATGAGTCTCTTTAGCTGGAGAACCACTTTGTCTAGAGTGTGTGATTTTGCACTTAACCTCTCTAGAGTCTATGGTGTGTGAGATGAACGGTGTAATATTGTTTTGCATAAAGAGGATACTGTAGACAGAACCCAGTGATGGAGCCTTAAGTAAAGAGTATAATTTTGGTGTGTGGTTGGTAGAATCACTATAATGTAATGTGACTTAAACCTTAGACATCAATCATTATTTTGGTACTTTAAATATAACTGATGTTTTATTCCTTATGACTATACTATTTTGATATTTAgattaaatattgaaaaactgATCACAAAGATACTATAATACTTTTATACATGTGTGTACGTATGTATAGATGTATGTACATGTCAATGTATATTTTACTATTGGCATTAgtaattattttccctttgtgCAATTTCTTTTAGAGTGCTTCTGTCTTCTCCTCCTACCCCAATAGTACCATGAAATTGTATTATTAACTGAGCTATAGCAAGTCATAATGATCATttgaaatcatttattaaataaccGAGGTAAAGATGTagttttcttctctccttgttTTGGGGTTTGTATAATATTGTAAGAGGAATGCAAATGCCTTCAACTACATACTGCGTGTGTTTAATGGCATGCTTGTCTATATTGCAGCTTTTGCATGGGCAAATTGTGCTCGATTTCTTTTTGGCATTATCATCTAGTCAGCTTTCTTTAGTGGCTTGAACTTGACACACCATCTCTGATTACTTAAGTCTTAAATATATCCTGTGTCCTTACAAGacctgaaagagatggagggTTGAAACGGAGCTCTTTAATTTTCTCTAACTTTCTCGGGAAAGTTGTAAGTCAGTGAGTCAGTCAGTGTAAGCAGGTTTAAGGAAGGTGAGGGAGAGAAGAATGCacctatttttgtatgttggcaCGGTACATTGTTATGAAAAGGTGCGGTTAGTCCCCACATGTTGtagaaaattggctgggcgcggtggctcacgcctgtaatcccagcactttgggaggccaacataggtggatcacttgaggccaggagttccagaccagcctggccaacatggcgaaaccccatctctactaaaaatgcaaaaattagctgggtgtggtggtgcatgcctgtaatcccagctattcaggtggctgaagcaggagaatcgcttggacctgggaggcggaggttgcagtgagccgagattgtgtcactgccctccaccctccagcctgggtgactatctcaaaaaaaaaaaaaaaaaaaaaaaaaaaaaaaaggaaagaaaacacagagtACTTGAAAGAAAAATGGGATGGGATAAGGAAATAGAATTAATTTTCCTGTCATAATTTTGTAGTTTGATTTCAGCTTTTAACAAAGTATTCCCTGAACAATAAAACagaatcaaattaaaatatatgtaaaacagaGACACATTGTCAAACTAaacagaatacttttttttttttttttttgagacagagtttcactctgtcgccaggctggagtgcagtggcgcaatcttggtcactgcaacctccgcctcccgggttcgagcaattctcctgcctcagcctcccgagtagctgggactacaggcgcccgccaccatgcccagctaattttttgtattttttagtagagacggggtttcaccatgttagccaggatggtctccatctcctgaccttgtgatccacccgccttggcctcccaaagtgctgggattacaagcgtgagccaccacgcccggcccaaactaAACAGAATTCTTAAA from Nomascus leucogenys isolate Asia chromosome 15, Asia_NLE_v1, whole genome shotgun sequence encodes the following:
- the COLCA1 gene encoding colorectal cancer-associated protein 1, with the protein product MVNNVETGCKTEDGATGSERRTLLPPDRCQSKNITVKQAERKALKGKLRHFDEDDVSFCCKTLVQKSCFISQEGILTSPFMWRWTGMAGALSALGNTIEDDADDQLPCGEGRPGWVRGELLGSQGVCKDSKDLFVPTSSSLCGCFCVGLVSGMAISVLLLASNFRKLDLSRPEPCFEKEASLWFVAQH